The Kwoniella newhampshirensis strain CBS 13917 chromosome 11, whole genome shotgun sequence DNA segment GGGAGGATCAGATCAAGGAACACTGGAACGGACCGGTGGAGATTGTCGGAGGTGCGTCGGGTGTCATGCCACCAAAGAAGATTGAGCGGAAGTGGAAGCCACCCAAGTCAGATGGAGCGGAATCGTCGGATGACGAATCGCTGGAGAATTTCGATCTGCTTCGGGTGTATATCTACCATGGACCTAGTCGACGGCCTGACCCCCAGTACATCTCTGAATTCgatatcgtcatcacctcttACAACACCCTCGCGAATGAATACTCGAAGCAAAGCGGAGCTACCGACACCGAAACTTCGACGCCTGGCGACACCGCTTACAACAGTGGCGAGGAAAGCGTTGAGGTGTCAGGAGACTCGTCGCTCAACTGCCGAGCGACTAAGccggaggtggaggcggagaTCAAGGCGACAGAAGTCGCAGCGCTGATACGGGGCGGAatgaagaagggcaaggggaGGCAAAAGACGAGTCTAGCCGATCAGACCAGTCCGCTTCAGGCGATTGAGTGGTTCAGGGTAGTTCTCGATGAAGCTCAGTGAGTTGAGTGGTTGAGGCGTGGGATGCTTATGCTGATCTTAACTCTAGCTATATCAAAACGCCCGGTACTGTCGCATCGCAGGCGGCGTGCGCTGTTGAGGCCGATCGACGCGTCGCGCTGTCCGGTACACCGATTCAGAACAAGATCGAGGATGTCTGGGCGTTGTTCAAGTTCTTGCGACTCAGTCCCGTTGACGACAAAGACGTGTTCACGCAatacatctcctctccctgtAAATACGGTGAACAGATCGGTGTCGCACGACTGCAACTGGTCATGCGATGTTGCACCCTTCGACGAACGAAAGATTCCACCACGGAAGACGGCAAGCGAATTCTCAaccttccacctcggaAAGAAGTACAGCTCTGGCTCGAGCTTCGCGAGGACGAACGCCAGGTATACGACGCGCGTGCAACTGTTGCCAAGGAAAAGATCGGAGAGCTGCAAGCCAAGCACGAGCTGGGAAAAAATTATGCGAACATGCTGCAGGAGGTACTTCGGCTTCGACAGATTTGTAATCACGTCGATCTCGCAATGCTTGGGCCTGTGGAGGAAGACTACGATGGGACGGTCATGGACTACGAGGTGGCGTCGCAGGGAATCGAAAGGAATGGCTTGAATCAGGCAAGagcggtggcggtggttTGCTTTTTGAAGGAGGGTGATGGGGCGTCTTGTACTGCTTGTGGATACGATTACGGGGATCATTTCCCATGGGTCGGGATTGGTGGCGTGGAGGAaaccaaggaggagaagccaAAGGGAAAGAAATTGGCCATGAAACCGATCTTGACAAAGTGCCAGCATCTGTACTGTAAGTGGAGTGTCTCGAAGCCCGAGGCATGAGCTGACGAAGGTGGCAGGTCCCCCGTGCTTCAAAAGCCAGGTCTTCGCTGATTACGCAAAACGAGGCAAAAACTCGGTCGCTCGTTCATGTGCCAGCTGCAATGCTATGCTGCGACTGCCGACAGATATCATCGAAGTGGCTCCGCCCGACTCGGCGGACGCTGCAGATGCGGTCGCCGTCGCTGAACAGCCCAAACGTGCGACGAGAAAAAAATATGTGCGAGCACCGGGCGAGAAACCGAATCTGTCGACCAAACTGCAATATCTGCACGACGAGCTGTTGAAGCTGTCAAAGCGGAATCCGAACTCGGCAAACTTTGACCCGTTCAtcaatgacgaggatgggttggaggagctggaTTCGGATGGTCAGCCGATCGTGACCAAGAGTGTGGTTTTGTGAGTGTAGCTCGGTTTGGACATCTCGGAAGGTCGCTGATAATTGCTCAAACAGCTCGCAATGGACCACCATGCTTGATAGGTAGGTTGGCGGGAAATTTACGTGAATCATCTGTCCTGACACTTTCGTACAGAATCGCCGACATGCTAGATGAAGCCAATATCCGATACGCTCGACTGGACGGTACCATGTCCCGAGAGGATCGAGCCAAGGCCATCGACGCGCTCAAGTACAAGAAGCAGGTGGAAGTCTTGCTTGTTTCGACGCGAGCGGGTGGAGTAGGATTGAACTTGACAGTAGCGTCGAGGTGTTATCTCGTTGATCCTTACTGGTGAGTAAGGTATGACACGGATATGGCATGGGCTGATATCTTGGACAGGAACCCTTCTGTCGAGTCTCAAGCTATTGATCGTATCGTGAGTGGACTGGGTGCCGTGGACGAGAGAAGGCCATTGCTGATACTCAGGTAGCACCGAATGGGTCAAACTCGTCCCGTCCTCGCCATCAAATTGATGATCAAGGACTCGATCGAGGAGAAATTGGACAAGAttcagaagaagaaggcaaaTTTGGCTCAGCTGTCTCTGAAGAACATGACCCGGAAGGAGTTGCTAGCgcagaaggtgagtgcggtgTGGACATGAACTTATGATTGAGCTGAATGTTGTGCTTGTTTCAGAGCGAGGAGCTGGCAAGTCTGTTCAGTTAGATGGAATCATTTTCGATATGGAGTGCCCCAGAGCAGGAAACAGCTTGTAGGAGCGAAGAAAAACATGTAGCATACAGTGCATATCGTTGTCGTTCTTGCGGTTGGTGTCATTTTTTagacgacgagatggtgTGCATGTCTTGCTTGGGGTCTTAAAAGTACAACATTCCACTGAGATTCGAGAAGATACCGTTTGATTCACGATGATAGCGTTGAGACGACTCAAAAATTGGGTCTGGGATTCGATAGAGCCATCCAGTTGGAAATACAGACGGCTGATCACAACTTAGCCTTACCCTCATTCCAATCATCCCACAATCCTTCCGCTTCTACAGCCCGACGCAACGCCGCCGATCCATTAGGATGCCGAATGGCGTATTCGATCCTTTGATTCATTGTCCTTTGACCGGGTGCTGAGAGCTGGAACGAGGGTTTTTGGTCGTAGCCTATCGATGCGGCGTGGATGAGGATTGCTCTGGAGGGAAAGGGCATTGGTGGGTttcgtcagcttggatTATCTCAGTCCGGTGAGGGAATATATTCGAAATGCTTCTCGGGGTTGAGAGTCATTTCGTCCGATGGTGAAGCACATCTTCGTAGCGAACATGAAAAAAGCTTGTCTTCAACAGGAAACTCCACTCACGCCGTCAACCCATAGACAGGCTTCACAccctccccctctctccccgtCAAAAACCTATGCATCCTGACTTTCCCCTCTCCCCAAAGTATGTCCCTAAACCCATAAAacctcccttccttccccccGACTTCaccctcgtcttccgcaTATCCTACCGCGGGCGGATGGGTCAGGGTTGACGGCGGGTAATTGGATGGTAAGCGATGGAGGATGGAATAGTGGAATGAGGGGATGAGGGAAGGGCGGGACTGGAGgaatgatgagagaggCATGGAGAAGAGCGTGGTCACTTCGGTGGGGTTGAGGAGTGGGGAGAGGGTATGGTcagtgatgaggaggacgacgcTGTCAACAATTACAAGATGGTAAGCTAGGATTACGAGTGGAGTGTGGGATATGGGTGATGAGTCTGGTCTTCATGCCTGGCGAAAAAAAAATTGACTCGACTTACGGAGTGACGACCAGAGAGTTCCCCGTGAGGAAAGAATCGAGCAGACACAACTTTCTGACTTTATCGTGGTCCATAGGTAGACCGATCTACCGTTGCATCAGTGATCAACGTCAGTACGGtgcctcttcttgatcggTGACACGGCGATGCACACCTCTTCATACGCTTCTCTTCGCTTGAACCAGAAGAGACATCAGCTCTTGCCCCATACGTTGGTTCACGATCGACTCACCGCTGTACCCTCCGTATCCATATCCCCTTCTTCATACTTGCCTCCGGGCAATGCTGTATCCTGAGCATATGTCCGCATGTTCCCAGCGCGACTATACGATGTCGCAGAGTCAGTGATGCTGAGATCCGACCCCGACTGAGCGCTTGACATTGATGACTCACGTGGAGAGCAAGACGTAGAGATCACCTAATCTACCGACGAACAGTCTGAGAACAACAGTATTAGTCGGAAGAACAGGTCGTGCATCGTGAAAGGGCAGACACTTGCATGATGGCTACAGCCGCTGAACGTCTTCGGGGATATCGCCGTCTCGTCTCCGCTGGTGAGTACGCGACGAATCGGTGAATGCATCTGGAGCAGATAGGacaggtggaagtggaatGCCAAGTCAGCTGGTGACGGGTGAAAACGAGGGGTCGAGGCAGAGACTGACTGTAGTGATTCGGGCTTGAGTGGTGGCAGGAGGGTTTCTACCCGTGTCATCGTGGTCGCATTAGTGTGCAAAGGTCGATCTTGAGCAAGACAAAGTCCATCAACTCGCAGTGCTGATTCAAGATGCAACTTGAAGATTGAAGAGTGACATCGTTTGATTGTTGTTTCCTGCAGCTGTCGGCATTCGATACCCGGCAAAGATCACTTTCCGACGGAATATTACACGGGACTCGAATTTTGGTCCACTCGTAAGTCGCTCAATCAAGACGCTACAGCATCGACAACACTTGGATTGGGCAAGTCGGACCGACGGCATGCCTCAGACCTCTGGTCCATTGACGATATCTTCGTCCGCAAGAGGATccgcctcgacctcgatccTGCGGCGAAGATTCAATTCTGACACCGATTCTGACACCTCTTCATCAGGTAACGAatcgttctcctcctcctcctcctcctcctcctcctcctccgcgACTAGCAGTCACCACGAGCAACGAAGACGACCTCGACCGGAGGCATCGAGAACCGCCTCACGACCATCCTCGGCTCACTATGACGGATCAGAATCATCGGATGAGGAGTATACTTCCGACATAAGCACTTTCGTCCCGATAGAAGAAGATCGTACGCCTCGACGGGTCATACGGCGCAAGAACCAGATTCAAGAATGTATAGAATGCACACTGGTCATCCTatcgagaagcagaggagatgtTTTCGCGGGGAACGAGGTGAGAGGAATGAGTCCGGAGGGGATAGGGAATGGTAGGAAAGGCAAATCGAGGACGAGTCTGTATAGACCTTGGGCGAGATTGGCCGAACTTGGGCGAGATGTGGAGAGGGACGATCACGATTCTTCCCAAGTGGCCAGGTgtgcaggtgagtcagaaATGACTCTTCGATCTTTACCTAGGAACTGAATGCGCGTAGATATCCTGCAGGAGTTACTGGACGAGATTGCGCCGTTGACGGAGGACAAGATGTATCTCAATGGCTTGAATGGACCTGAGGCGAGAGCAGCAAGGTCGTTCCGGTCAAGTAGGCCGATGAGACGGGTCTCAGCTCATGATGCGGTGAGTGTCCCGGTCCTCAAACATAGACGAGAATGATTGGATTTGATACCTGGTTCCCCTACAGCTACACGGCGTCAAGTCAGCAGCAACGCAGTCAGATCGCGCCCTATCGCATATCCCACTTCTCATGATCCTTCGTCTAACTCTTTTCGTCCTCTCGCATCAGCCGACAAAACCGACGTATCTTGATCTGTCTCGTCTGCCTTACTCCGATGTCAAGGCATTCCTGGAGGACTTGGATCTCTTTTCGTTATTGTCGATGGTAGGGTCTTCACCGGGAAGCGTCACCCATCTGGATCTTTCATTCAATAACCTGACAGGTGGGTCTGGCAATTCAACGTCCACTGACTGGCCCCTTGTACGATGCTGAACGGATCATTGCCAAACTCTCGTATCCCTCAGAGTTCCCTTTCTGGCTCGAGTTCCCGTTCCCCCAAGTCCAAGTGATCAATCTCGGATCCAATCCCCATCTCTCCGCCCTGCCATTCCATCTCGGCCGTCTGCCCGCTATTCGTCGAATACGGCATCGACGTACCCAACTATCAGAGGTGGGCTCCCCTGCATACTTTCGAACCTCTCCGAATCAGGCGGAGCAGTCAATCCAATCCTCATATACACGGGGACGGAAAGGATCACCAGCACTTGTGGACCTCGCTCTGTTCGCAATCCAACGTTTACGAAGATCCATGCATCCTACCGACGACGAACAATGGTcgagagaagcgagagaggtGATGGCACCGCATCTGGTTGAGAAATTAGAACGGTCTTTCATCTGTGATGGATGTTTAGGCTTTCGTCTCGAGACGATGTCTGACGGCGTGAGGTACAACCCAAATAGATCGGTTGGATGGCAAGTGCGcagtgaaggagatgtgaACAGAACGCCAGCGGTCAGATTAAGCGGTAGATTCTGTCAGTCGTGTGTCTCCCCAGACTCGAGATAACGTCAACGGTACGCCATGTGACTAACGATGCACCCCCATGTCGTATAACCACCCAGTGCGACCTTTTCAGACGTGTGCACAAGCTTCTACTCCAGTTTGCGGTTGGAATGCAGGTGTTCATGACGCTATCAAACCTAACCAATACACAGCCGTCTACTCGCCATCCATCCGAGCACCTCCATAGCATGCCCAGGATAGAAGAAAAGCTTACGCCCAAGTGGACTGCGATTCGGATCAGTAAAGATACACCAGAATTAAATCACCAGGCCACTCACAGGCCTGTTGGCGGCGAACCAAGCCTTGGACTTGGTCCTTCGGTGGGGGAGAGGGAATTTGAGTCCGGGCTCGAGGAGCTGCTTGATGTACGGCCTCCTGAtgtcgtccttcttctcaatctcggCGACTCGGAGGATTTGGACATTCCTGAATCGAGCTCGGTGTCGGGCGGCCATGTCCTGGTACATGGCCTCGACGGCCTCGGCACGGGAAAGGGCTCGGAACTCCTTGACCATCTGGAGTACGGATGATCAGCCAAAAGGTCCAAGAGCTGATCGGATGCACTCACGTTGTGTGTACCGGATCGAGAGTCGTATCGGAGCCAGATAGCAAAGTTCTTGACCTTCAAAGGCTTGGCCTCGTGGATCTGCAACACAAGAGTCAGCCGACAGCCCTCTCACGCCAAAGAAACCCCACGCACAACGTTGATAGCAACGATCTCTCCGTTGGCCTTCTTAGCCTTCTTCAACTGTCGGAGGTAGTACCAGTATCGAGACTTGGCGACGACCTCGTTGGGGGCGAAGATCCTCATTCGGTAGAGTTTGGGAGCGGGGTCCGACTCGGTGGGGAGGGTTCGGCCCACAACAGAGTATTCGGTGAAACGGCCCATCCTAAGCAAAAGCAAAAGTATCAGCTCGATTCGACGTTGATGAGTCCCGATCCACTCCATCCACGCTCTAAAGACACACGGTCACAGCTCCGAGGTACTTGCATGAGGACCGGAGTGATGTTTGACCATCGACAGGATCGACATGTCAAACAGATTGCACCTCCAAGGCAGCTCATCAAGACCGATGTATCGTCAGGATGCAGACATTGCCCCGTTTTGTCTTCCTCGCTGACATGACCGGGCGTCCTCCGTCCGCCTTCCATCcgtcccatcccatcccctcctcatcctcatctaGCATCCATCGCTCAAATCCTCGTTCACCGAGACGTCCGCGGTTGTTCCCTTGAATCAAATTCCAATCCTGATCCTCACTCTGTtgtcctctcttcctgacAGATTCGTTTCGTGTGCGTATAGGTGGATGCTGTGGGGGACGATAAGAAGGAGATACTCACTTGAGGTTTTTGTTTTGTGTCTTGAGGTATagtgagaaggagaagagacagaaGTGGTGATATAGATCTATTGTTGCTAATCCAAACGCTCACACCGGTCGATGCGACAGACACTCACTGCAAATCCCACTGCCCTCTCTGTGGTTGCACTCAGAGTGACAGAGTGAAAGCAGCGCAACAAACGGGGGGAGGGAAGCAAAAACCGGCCATACCAAAAGCAAGCGGAGCAAGTCGACCATTGTGGCAGCGGGCCTCCCATTAGCCCAAGATCTGGTGGCACATCGCCGTTAAGGTTAACTCCGACATTCTCGCCCGCCAGGATCTCACGTCAATCCGCCCTTTGTTTACgccccccccctccccccaTTTTAAGCGATGTTGATTTTGCCACCCATCCGATGTTACGTATGCGACACGTCCTTTACTCGGTTGGCTTGTTTCATCAACAGTAGTAGCAAGCAGTAGTAGTTGAACAAAGCGACCGTGTGCTTCTGTTTCATCAACAGTACAATAATGAcaaacgacgacgacgacaatAACATTGACAATAACGACAAGACATTGAATCTTATCCCGCCGTCTGCGTCATGAAAATATAGCAACAGATCACATCTGTTTCGccctctttccctttaCATCAACACAAAGCTTTGCAAGGGGAAAACAACTGATACGGTAGGTCGGGTCTTTGATCTTTGTACTGGACCCAACGTCGCACAAGCGCTTAcgccatctcatcatcacctaCGCAGTACAGCCAAACATGCAGTCATCCAGTCGACGCTCTGATGCAGAGCTACAGGAGATCCTCGACACATTTGTCGGCGACGGGGATACTGTCCTGACGTGCAATCTGCCTGATCGTGAGGCATGCAGCGAAACTCTCAACTTGTAGCTGATGACACCTCTCAGTGATATCTAAATATGAACGCGACCATCACATCAAgatcctcgaccaccaGGACTTTCATGGGGTCCAAGAGCTTTGCGAGCAGTACCCTGATCTGGAACTCGGTCCGGCGGAATTGTTTGGCTTCCTCGGGTATGTCGCAGAGCATGGTCGAGACAAAGCTGACTGGTGACTACAGAGCTGTGCTGAAACAATTACCTGCATCGCGAACTACTTCCGATGGTGATTTGCCCAAATCCACCTCCAtgcctccatcttccttccacGGGAACGATCAATCGACACCCCAGCAAGCTCCTCGCCGCCGTCGCCACACATCTGACCGAATCCGCTCGCCGTCTGACTCTTCTAGCTCGGAgtctgaagaggaggcgACTCGACGCCGACAAGCTCGACAAAGTTCTGCGCCGGCAGAGCTGTTCCCAAAGTCGATGAAAGAGTCACCCCCACGACCTAGCGGATGGCTACCGACGAGAAAGAAAACGTTGTCGGATTCAAGACGCTCAGACGCACCGCTGGGCTCCCCTCTTTCCGCTCGTGTGCGAGAGACTATCAATCCACCTAGTGCTTTTGGCGGTTTTGCGCGACCGAGTCCTGCTAGTCGACGCAAACGTGTCAGCTCGGCGTCAACGCATAAGTCGATAGACGATGAAGGGAAGAGTTCCGAGTCGCGCTCGTTCACGAGGAGTACCAGCGCATCCTCCGTTAGTATAAAGTCGTCGCCGCCTTGGAAGGCTAGATATGACAGCAGACCCACCTCGCCGATGTCGCCCTCAGATATGATCGACAACACTTCGTTTCATGCGAGAGCCAAATCGCCAGAGGATGACGGTGAGGGGGATCAATTCGAGAGGAATGCGTCCGGCATGGGGTATGTTGACAAAGGGGAAGAGCACGAGGTCGATCATGATGTGGGGCAAGGGAAGGACTCGCTGGACCCGAGGCTCAGTACCTTGTCGGTGAGTAGGCTTCAAGAGAGATGTATGGGATGTACTGACCATGAGAACAGACCGAATCAAGTCTCTCGCTTCGTACATCACATGACAACCTTAACAAGTTGCGGAAGGAGAACGTAGACCTGACAAGGAAACTGAAGGCTACGGAGAAGACCTTAGCCGAGcaggggtgagtgatcgacTAGAAGCGAAACCACCGCTAACCTTACCTAGCGTGGAGAACGAGCGGTTGATAGAGGACCTCCAAGAGAGACTGGAGGAGGCACAGTCGGAGCTGGCgcaaagacgaagagaggagaaggaactgaagggaagggagcgagctcacctcgttcaGATCTcaggggtgagtgaagaaAACATCGAGCGGGTCACTGACCTGTATCCAGTTCGAAGCGGATATCCTAAGCCTGCAGAAGAGTCTGGAAAATGCAAAGGCGAATCACGCGAGCATGCAGAAGATGTACAGTTCGCAGTGTGGTGAGTGGCGCGCAATCATCGTAGTCATACTCTCGCTAAATTCCTGGCAGAGGAAGCGCAGAGACTTCGCGAGATGCTGAGAGAACgcgacgatgagatcagGACATTGGAAGAGAGTACAGACGCTCATGCggcggatgaggagaaggtgagctgcgTTTGAGTGTCTGGTGACGTCCGCTGAAACCATCTCAGTTTGTTCGCGAGATCGCCGCCCTGGAGGCAGAGGTCAGGCGAGTTGAGGCGGATCTGGCGTTCGCCAGGGAAGCAGAATCGCATCTCGACGTTCAGAAGCAAGAGAATCTTCAGCTAAAGGAGACGATCGATCGAATGCGTTTCGACTTGGATGAGGCCAGGACATATGCGGCGGAGGCCGTGGCGTTGCATGCGAGAGGAGCGTCTGTTGCGGAACTGCCCAATGCCGGGACGCTGTCTAGGAACCTTGGCGATGAGCTGAACGGACGACTTTTAAGCGAACCGAAGGAAGGTTCAGGTGGAAACgaaagtgaagaggagagctTTGTGGAAACGATcgtgacgaggacgagagtgAGTCGCGGGCGCCAAATTTGCGGCCAAGACTGACATCGCCAAATAGAAGATGAACGCGAATTCGGCGAGACGAAGCACATCACCCAGGGAAGCCGTTAAAGCCGACTTACGCGTGAATGCCGACGCGGGGACCGAAACAAATCCCGTCGCGGGTCCTTCCCATCTACACGGCTCGCCTGAGCCGCCGGCGTACACCGCTGAACCGGAGCCGATCAATCATGCTGAGGTCCTGGAACGAGCTCACCCTCGGGCAGCAGGTCTTGGCGGcgtcgtcgatgaagagTACGAGGTGCTGGTGGATGCGCTAGGCGTTCGATGCTCTGTGCTCGAGGATGAactgaagatgaagagggcGACTGGAGGTATCAGTGAGTCGCGAGAAGCTGGAACCGTTTTGACAATGCAACTCAGTCTCCACTCCAGGTCGAGCTCGCACATATTGGGCTCAACAACGGAAGCAGTACCAGACAGGCATTGTCAACTATATCTTCACCACTACGGATATTTCAGTGCGGGACCAGGTGGGCAAATTTGCCATGCTCACGATCGCAGCCTTTGCAGGTCAGTGAATGGCTTTCGGTGCGCTGTGAAagacagctgacatctcgCGCAGTCGGTCTCGTTGCCGGCTCGCAAATCTACGGGTCCCCAGTCGGCATACACCCTCGCGACTaccatctcttccagcaGATGAACACGTTGGCAGGCGTCGCGGGTGTCGGGGAAGGGTTCTTGCCAATGAGCATGCTCGGCGCGGTGGAGCAAGGCGCTAGGATGATCGCGGGTGTGGGCAGGGTCCCCTCGTAGTCGAGGTCATGACCGTCATTCACGACGAATACTTGGTTCGCCCAACTCGTCGGGTATACCATTTATTCCTGTAACGACCGAGCATTGTATCACGCCCGCATGCATTTGTATAGTATTCACGACATCAAAGGAAAGAGCATCGAGATTAGAGATGATGTCTGCTGTCATGGGACCGATCCGATCTCCGATGCAGCCTTCTCAAGCGCTTCTGATCGAGATGATCTAGGGGAGTCGTACATTTCTCAGAGGGTGAATCAACCGGGCAATCTTGATAAGCGACATACGAAGTATGCTCTGATAATTTACCATCGATGGGCGACATGAAAAGTACGAATGCTCAGGAGTGTGCATCCTTTCCGGTATACTTTGACAGCGCCTGGAATCTGATCTGCATCATCGTTCGCCGATAAGCTGATTGCGTATGACGCTTCTGAAGCTTCAACATGAAGATCTTGATTTGCcccatgatgatgaggcaTATTGATGAGTCAATGGATGAACATTAAaatcgagagcgagaaaAATGGACGACGTCCCGGATAAACGTTTCGTTTGACGGGGCAAACACAAGGGGAAGACTGAGATaagtcatcgtcgtcattgCGTAATCGACtaatctccttctccct contains these protein-coding regions:
- a CDS encoding 60S ribosomal protein eL20 encodes the protein MGRFTEYSVVGRTLPTESDPAPKLYRMRIFAPNEVVAKSRYWYYLRQLKKAKKANGEIVAINVIHEAKPLKVKNFAIWLRYDSRSGTHNMVKEFRALSRAEAVEAMYQDMAARHRARFRNVQILRVAEIEKKDDIRRPYIKQLLEPGLKFPLPHRRTKSKAWFAANRPSTWA